The following proteins are encoded in a genomic region of Stegostoma tigrinum isolate sSteTig4 chromosome 2, sSteTig4.hap1, whole genome shotgun sequence:
- the LOC125446315 gene encoding activity-dependent neuroprotector homeobox protein 2: protein MYQLPVTKLETIRKSRKKVKRILSDIGLEYCKELLEEFRSYNPGEYYVKNTTWNDVSVWQPIKRSKAYRTKPYCCSLCNFSTKFISAYKSHMRCSHEDEMDVELMASCPNCTFISHPKSMKKHVKIFHSDSRKVHNTVNHVNTDQIRQIQPKMFQGKMSTLVQPVYFCRVCSYKEVSLYAMKKHVFLSHFGNLVNNYIGEVEEPVLLSVYKYFCKGCQMKMVTYDAFLYHILDRHKEVEGPVKATIGHMAELSPRLHIAPKAQVSSVSLPVLPSVGSAVPSLNTKLTGHMLSCVKTASPAHSIRPVGPVLSSVKSTANITLPVPSTSCVRSPVTAAVQQAVNILTLPQNIKPVALGSLRPSMSSFPLQNNVIPVTVPTAGPGDFSKPAHVNLVSATFQVTQNNFTIQAVSPVLPQAFLMPQGLTVDHTAGANVPRNALPSNSQTVRHLIQSNKHINGVPAYTLTPVQFSLPVTPGSILSNKPAMISTTQVPLNISQTNTFTSVSQQQTKELPTEITVMSAVGEQKQSAVESAAAVDYSSQNIKAQQWKSCSVCSALLPLSAYDNHVATAHKIEEYSDKPEKIVACATYLQRVRAQTSKCLFCRSYMDKNVLMSHLLMHGLTCLFCSLTFHDLPKLSEHVKALHAGLRFEAVENVKDGVSTVCEINGGSFNLTVKLPEAEMGPNDIHLTLIPNKMSTPHAPLVIEVCRQKEEINMEETVIEVPQSSKCPFCSKHLSSTTYENHLQEDHHVAPMVHPLLRIPAFKCIHCLGVYTDSMTTSTISLHLLRCRGLNKQQSNMLSKSVQSKCEFPETAKYNNELTNGDKIDLVLPPPKRIKADAIANNFDISPVAVTDSANTKHSPPLSDPSAVLALVPKGFEDRSYEERKLFLLDYFHKQPYPSNKEIEMLSSILWLWKNDVAFVFGNKQRLCLKAMKYKPSVLLGFNMTELRKVKHNLKLGDLDTNI, encoded by the exons gaatttagaagtTATAATCCAGGAGAATACTACGTAAAAAACACAACATGGAATGATGTTTCAGTGTGGCAGCCAATCAAAAGGTCAAAG GCTTACCGAACAAAACCATATTGCTGCAGCCTTTGCAATTTTTCAACAAAATTTATTTCTGCTTACAAAAGTCATATGCGATGTTCCCATGAGGATGAGATGGATGTAGAACTGATGGCTAGTTGTCCTAATTGCACATTTATCTCTCATCCCAAGAGTATGAAAAAGCATGTTAAAATATTTCATTCTGATTCTCGGAAAGTGCACAACACTGTTAACCATGTCAATACAGATCAAATAAGACAGATCCAACCCAAAATGTTTCAAGGCAAAATGTCAACCCTAGTCCAGCCTGTTTATTTTTGCAGGGTATGCTCATACAAAGAGGTGTCATTGTATGCCATGAAGAAACATGTTTTTCTATCACACTTTGGCAACTTAGTCAATAATTACATTGGTGAGGTGGAGGAACCGGTATTACTTTCTGTTTACAAGTATTTTTGTAAAGGATGCCAAATGAAAATGGTCACCTATGATGCCTTTCTATATCACATTCTGGATAGACATAAAGAAGTGGAAGGTCCTGTAAAAGCTACAATTGGACACATGGCAGAACTAAGCCCTAGGCTACACATTGCTCCTAAGGCACAAGTGAGCAGTGTTTCTCTGCCAGTGCTCCCGAGTGTGGGATCAGCAGTACCATCACTTAATACCAAATTAACAGGACATATGCTTTCCTGTGTTAAGACTGCTTCACCAGCACACAGTATCAGACCAGTTGGACCAGTACTTTCAAGTGTGAAATCAACAGCTAACATTACCCTACCTGTACCATCAACTTCCTGTGTGAGATCACCTGTAACAGCAGCTGTGCAACAGGCCGTTAATAtattgacccttcctcaaaatattAAACCAGTAGCCTTGGGATCATTAAGACCAAGCATGAGTTCTTTTCCTTTGCAAAACAATGTTATTCCAGTAACTGTACCCACAGCTGGTCCTGGAGATTTTTCAAAACCCGCACATGTTAACCTTGTATCTGCTACTTTTCAGGTCACTCAGAATAACTTTACAATCCAAGCAGTAAGCCCAGTCCTTCCTCAGGCATTTTTGATGCCGCAGGGATTGACCGTGGATCATACAGCAGGAGCTAATGTTCCTAGAAATGCCTTGCCATCTAATTCACAGACAGTGAGACATTTAATTCAAAGCAACAAACATATCAATGGTGTACCTGCATACACTCTAACCCCAGTTCAGTTTTCTTTGCCTGTTACTCCAGGTAGTATATTGAGTAACAAACCTGCGATGATTTCTACGACACAAGTGCCACTTAATATTTCCCAAACAAATACATTTACTTCTGTATCTCAACAACAAACAAAAGAGTTGCCCACTGAAATTACAGTAATGTCTGCAGTAGGGGAACAGAAGCAGAGTGCAGTAGAATCAGCCGCTGCTGTAGATTATTCTTCACAAAATATCAAGGCTCAACAGTGGAAGAGTTGCTCAGTGTGCAGTGCGTTGCTGCCACTAAGTGCTTATGATAATCATGTTGCGACAGCACATAAAATTGAAGAATATTCTGACAAACCGGAGAAGATTGTAGCCTGTGCTACTTACTTGCAGAGAGTGCGTGCTCAAACAAGTAAGTGTCTTTTCTGTCGAAGTTATATGGATAAAAACGTATTAATGTCCCATTTGCTAATGCATGGCCTGACTTGTTTATTCTGCTCTCTGACATTTCATGATCTCCCAAAACTTTCTGAACATGTGAAGGCTTTGCATGCAGGATTGAGATTTGAGGCTGTTGAAAATGTTAAAGATGGAGTATCAACTGTTTGTGAAATAAATGGTGGTAGTTTTAATTTAACTGTAAAAttgccagaagctgaaatggGTCCTAATGATATTCACTTAACACTTATTCCAAACAAAATGTCTACTCCTCATGCACCTTTAGTAATTGAGGTGTGCAGGCAAAAAGAAGAAATTAATATGGAAGAAACTGTAATAGAAGTGCCCCAAAGTTCGAAATGTCCATTTTGTTCAAAACACTTGTCGAGCACAACCTATGAAAACCATTTGCAAGAAGATCATCATGTAGCACCAATGGTACATCCACTGCTGAGAATACCAGCTTTCAAGTGCATTCACTGTCTTGGTGTATACACAGATAGCATGACAACTTCAACAATATCTCTTCATCTGTTGCGTTGTAGAGGCCTTAATAAACAGCAAAGTAATATGTTGTCAAAAAGTGTTCAATCAAAGTGTGAGTTTCCAGAAACTGCCAAGTACAATAATGAACTTACCAATGGGGATAAGATAGATTTGGTATTGCCTCCTCCTAAACGAATAAAGGCTGATGCGATAGCAAATAATTTTGATATCTCCCCTGTGGCAGTAACTGACTCTGCAAACACTAAACATTCTCCACCATTATCAGACCCATCTGCAGTCTTGGCTCTGGTTCCAAAAGGCTTTGAGGATCGCTCGTATGAAGAAAGGAAGCTATTTCTACTTGACTACTTTCATAAGCAACCGTACCCCAGTAATAAAGAAATTGAGATGCTATCTTCAATCTTGTGGCTTTGGAAAAATGATGTTGCCTTTGTCTTTGGCAATAAGCAAAGGCTCTGCTTGAAAGCAATGAAGTACAAACCATCTGTGCTTTTGGGATTCAATATGACTGAATTAAGGAAAGTGAAGCACAATCTGAAACTGGGTGATCTTGATACAAATATTTGA